The DNA region CGACGAGCGAGAAGTCGGCATCCACGGATGCCGCGGCAACCGCATCCCGGAACGACTCCGCCTGCTCGAGGGCGCGCACGATCCCGGGAACTGTCACCGGACGAGTCTACGGCCGATGACGGACACCGTGCCTTCCGCGGGGCCGCCCACCGGGCCGACCCGGGCATCCGGCCCGCCCCGACCCGCGGACGCGACAGGGCCGCCCGGCGGCGCCAGCGCCCGGATCGAAGGCGCGGGGCTCATAGGATGAGTGCCGTGAGCGACCCTGCGACGCCCAGCCGACCGATCCCGCACGCGCCGTCCTACCCCGGTGCGCCGTCGCTGCCGCCCACGGCTGGCCCGTACACCCCGCCCTATGCGGCCCCCGAGCACGTGTCCGGGCCGCCGCAAGGTTTCGCGCCACCCCCCGGCTATGCCGCACCGCTCCAGGGGTACGGCCCGTACGCGCCGCCCGCGCCCCGCCGCCTAGCAGGGCGCCGCTGGCTCGGCACCGTCGCCTTCTGGCTGGCCATGACCGCGGCCCTGGGGGCGACCGCGCTCGGCGCCGTCGCGGCCTACAACATCGGGCTCGGCACCGGCCGGGACCTCGCGCTCAGTCCCGGTGACATCGACTTCGACTGGTCCATCCTCACCCCGGTGCGCGAATGGGTGCTCATCGGCGAGCTCGCGTTCTGGGCCGGCACGGTGCTGGGCATCTGGGCGCTCGTGCAGGGCATCGTCGCGACCGTCAAGAACCGCGGACGAGGATGGGCCATCGCCGCGATCGTGATCGCCGCGATCGGCCCGGTCGCGTTCAGCATCGGCGTCCAGGGCCTCCTCGCGGCGGGGTTCGCCACCGGCGCGTCGCTGTCCTGACCCCGGCCCGGGGCTACGTGCGCGGCGCGTGGTGCTTCTGCTGCGCCGCCAGCAATCCCTCATCGACCAGCTGCTCGACGGCATCGGCGGCGTCCGCCAGCAGGATCGGCAGGTTCTTGCGCTCCGCGGCGCCGAACGGGTCCAGCACCCACTCCGCGGGATCCTGGCGGCCGTCGGGGCGGCCGATGCCCACGCGCACGCGGGCGAAATCGGGGGTGTCGAGTGCTTTGGCGACGTCGCGGACGCCGTTGTGGCCGCCGTGTCCGCCACCGACCTTGAGTTTGATCACGTCGAACGGGATGTCCAGCTCGTCGTGCACGACCACGACGTGCTCGGGGTCCACACCGTAGAACCGGGCGAGCCCCGCCACCGGTCCCCCGGAGACGTTCATGAACGTGTTCGGCTTGGCCAGCACGAGCTTCGCACCGCCGGGGCGCAGCCAGGTCTCGGCGACGCGTGCGTTGGCCTTATGCACGCGGAAGCTCTCGCCGCGACGCGCGGCCAACTTGTCCAGGACCATCTGCCCCACGTTGTGCCGGGTCGGCGCGTAGCGCGGTCCGGGGTTGCCCAGACCGACGATCAGCCACGTGTCTGCCATGACCTCATCCTGCCGCGTGAGTGCCCGGCGGCGCCGGGCGGTCAGTTCCGTCCAGAACAGGAAAGGGGGCACGGAATCCGCACCCCCTTCCTGAAATCGGTTCTACTCGGAGGCCGAACCGGACTCTTCGGACTCTTCGGACTGCTCGGCGGCCAGGGCGGCGTCCGCCTCGGCGATCTCGTCCTCGGCGGCGAGTGTGGACGACGGGATCGAGACCGCGACGATCAGCGTCTCGGGGTCGACCGCCAGCGATGCACCCTTCGGAAGCTTCAGGTCGGCCGCCGTGATGTGAACGCCCTCCTCCAGGCCCTCGACGTCGACCTCGATGCGCTCGGGGATGTGGGTGGCCTCCACCTCCAGCAGCACGGTGTTCGCGTCCTGCGCCGCGATGGTGCCGGGCGCGGACTCGCCGATGACCGAGATGGGCACGTCGACCTGGATCTTCTCGCCCTTGCGCACGACCAGCAGGTCGATGTGCTCGATGATCTGGTGCACCGGGTCCTTCTGCACGTCCTTGACCAGCGTGAGGTGCTGCGTGCCCTCGACGTCCAGCTCGAGCAACGCGTTGGCGCGACGGATCAGCAACGCGACCTGGTGGCCCGGAAGCGCGACGTGCACCGGGGTGGTGCCGTGCCCGTAGATGACGGCGGGGATCTTGCCGGCGGCGCGCAGGCGACGTGCGAAGCCCTTGCCGAAGTTCTCGCGAACCTCGGCGTGAACCTTGGAGTCGATCTCTTTGGTGTCAGTAGACATGGTTCTCCTTGCGGGCACACGGCCCGGTCTGATGTCGGGCCCACTGGCCCGGGTATGGGGGTCTGCATTCGACTCGAACGCGAGCGCGTGAGGAAAGCCGTGAGCCTGCATCACTGCGTCGATCACGGATGCCGCATCCGGCCGGTCAGGCCGGCGCGAGTCATCCCTCGCCGAAGTTCAAGGTCCCAGTCTATCAGCGGCCCCGCTACGATGAGGACGCCCCATTTCGCCACCCGGAGGATCCATGCTCGACACGCAGCTCGCCACCTCGATCCTCGTCGGCACGGTCGCCGCCATCGCCGGACTGGGCCTGATCGGCACCGTCCTGGCCTTCTGGTCGCTGGGGCGCGCCGGCTACCGCAAGGACTGACGCAGCCGCGCCGCGATGTCCGCGACGAGGTCCCCGGGCGGTGCGGACACGTCTGCGCGCAGGCCGGTCTCGTCCTGGGCCAGCGGCTCCAGTGTGGCGAACTGCGACTCCAGCAGGGCAGCCGGCATGAAGTGATCGGCTCGCGCGTCCGCGCGCTGTCGCAGCAGCTCGCGGGAGCCGTCGAGGTGCACGAACACCACCGTCGGCTCGACCGCGCGGATCCGGTCGCGGTACTCCCGGCGCAGCGCGCTGCACGCCATCACCAGACCCGTTCGCCGATGCCCGGCGAACTGCTCGCCGACGGCATCCAGCCACGGCCGGCGGTCGATGTCGGCCAGCGGGATCCCCGCCGCCATCTTCGCCCGGTTCGCGTCCGAGTGCAGGTCGTCCGCGTCCACGAAAGGGACCCGCATCGTCCGGGCGAGGGCCGCCCCGACGGTGGACTTGCCGGCCGCCGATACCCCCATGACGCAGACCAGCGGGGTTTCCGGGATCACCGCTGCTCCCTCATCGCATCGGCAGCCGGCCGGCCCGCTCCGGCGAGCACCGCCGACGCGAGACGGGCGAGGTGGCACGGTTCGGGCATCCTCCGATGCTATCCGGCGGTGATGCTGCCGCCGCGGGGACCGCGTGGTCGCGGCGGCGCGAGAACCTCCCGTGGGCGCCCGACGTCCCTATGCTGATCTGGTGGGCGCGTGGCCCGCTGCCCACCTTCGCAACAAACCTCTGGCCCCTAAGGAGTAGGCGTGTCCTCGAACGAGAAGTCGGCAGAGACGAACATTTCCCACGACCGTGAGGA from Microbacterium sp. zg-B185 includes:
- a CDS encoding DUF3824 domain-containing protein, whose amino-acid sequence is MSDPATPSRPIPHAPSYPGAPSLPPTAGPYTPPYAAPEHVSGPPQGFAPPPGYAAPLQGYGPYAPPAPRRLAGRRWLGTVAFWLAMTAALGATALGAVAAYNIGLGTGRDLALSPGDIDFDWSILTPVREWVLIGELAFWAGTVLGIWALVQGIVATVKNRGRGWAIAAIVIAAIGPVAFSIGVQGLLAAGFATGASLS
- the pth gene encoding aminoacyl-tRNA hydrolase; translated protein: MADTWLIVGLGNPGPRYAPTRHNVGQMVLDKLAARRGESFRVHKANARVAETWLRPGGAKLVLAKPNTFMNVSGGPVAGLARFYGVDPEHVVVVHDELDIPFDVIKLKVGGGHGGHNGVRDVAKALDTPDFARVRVGIGRPDGRQDPAEWVLDPFGAAERKNLPILLADAADAVEQLVDEGLLAAQQKHHAPRT
- a CDS encoding 50S ribosomal protein L25/general stress protein Ctc, with the translated sequence MSTDTKEIDSKVHAEVRENFGKGFARRLRAAGKIPAVIYGHGTTPVHVALPGHQVALLIRRANALLELDVEGTQHLTLVKDVQKDPVHQIIEHIDLLVVRKGEKIQVDVPISVIGESAPGTIAAQDANTVLLEVEATHIPERIEVDVEGLEEGVHITAADLKLPKGASLAVDPETLIVAVSIPSSTLAAEDEIAEADAALAAEQSEESEESGSASE
- a CDS encoding gluconokinase, which gives rise to MIPETPLVCVMGVSAAGKSTVGAALARTMRVPFVDADDLHSDANRAKMAAGIPLADIDRRPWLDAVGEQFAGHRRTGLVMACSALRREYRDRIRAVEPTVVFVHLDGSRELLRQRADARADHFMPAALLESQFATLEPLAQDETGLRADVSAPPGDLVADIAARLRQSLR